The following proteins are encoded in a genomic region of Sulfurimonas sp. HSL3-7:
- a CDS encoding helix-turn-helix domain-containing protein — translation MSRLNQELKNMKRTLILDKAEEMFEEHGFEELKVSDLAHEAGVSVGTIYAYFESKEGLFSACVGVQIEAVYEVFMRLFEEELPFEQLIERSQQIKFDMMSKKRKTLESGIINNPFFFESQQISHKEGIDRIHRLFVDTIDRHKKVDVDTLQLVYILNAIGNAYVLRWIEGEFDDLNAKTKEVSTLFISMLKGA, via the coding sequence ATGTCGCGTTTAAACCAAGAGTTAAAGAACATGAAACGCACGCTTATTCTGGATAAGGCTGAGGAGATGTTCGAAGAGCATGGCTTCGAAGAGCTAAAGGTCTCTGATCTTGCCCATGAAGCGGGTGTGAGCGTCGGAACGATCTACGCCTATTTTGAATCGAAAGAGGGGCTGTTCAGCGCCTGTGTCGGTGTACAGATCGAAGCCGTATACGAGGTGTTTATGCGCCTGTTCGAGGAGGAACTCCCTTTCGAACAACTGATTGAACGGTCGCAGCAGATCAAGTTCGATATGATGTCCAAAAAACGAAAGACGCTCGAGAGCGGGATTATCAACAACCCGTTTTTCTTTGAGTCGCAGCAGATCAGCCATAAAGAGGGGATAGACAGGATCCACCGTCTCTTCGTCGATACGATCGACCGCCACAAAAAAGTCGATGTTGACACCCTTCAGCTCGTCTATATTCTCAATGCCATCGGCAACGCCTATGTCCTGCGGTGGATCGAAGGGGAGTTCGACGATC
- a CDS encoding acyl-CoA desaturase: MPATPYPDIFDELKTQVRAAGLLRRVPVRGSIEMIALVVSFIAVYSTLPLWNPLLLALFMTLLFTRAVFVAHDILHLQYFQNKKLSFRLSHPFSAIILSNSSSWWDLKHNINHHHFCNTVTKDRDIMALDGAFTPNNRGNKPFIKKYKRIIFWGAMFFMYPAFIVQSYNFVIRRKNYSELFLMLLHWPIIWGPLFYQLPLANALTTFVTLNLVLSAWMAFGFITNHLGCEVFSVEEVEKMSWMELQMRSSRSLKGGRFVHWFYGGLNTQIEHHLFPKAPRFNLLKVQQMTREFAKRHNIPYFETSPIEAYVQINKALDAY, translated from the coding sequence ATGCCCGCAACCCCTTATCCAGATATTTTTGATGAGCTGAAAACCCAGGTTCGTGCCGCCGGCCTTCTGCGCCGGGTTCCTGTCCGCGGTTCGATCGAGATGATCGCGCTTGTTGTTTCTTTCATCGCTGTCTACAGCACGCTGCCTCTATGGAATCCCCTTCTGCTCGCTCTTTTTATGACCCTGCTCTTTACCCGTGCTGTTTTTGTGGCCCATGACATTTTGCACCTGCAGTATTTTCAAAACAAAAAACTCTCTTTTCGCCTCAGCCACCCGTTTTCAGCCATCATCCTGAGCAACTCATCATCCTGGTGGGACCTCAAACACAACATCAACCACCACCACTTCTGTAACACCGTCACCAAAGACCGGGACATCATGGCGCTTGACGGGGCCTTTACACCGAATAACCGCGGCAACAAGCCTTTTATCAAAAAATATAAACGCATCATATTCTGGGGGGCGATGTTTTTTATGTACCCTGCTTTTATCGTACAGTCCTACAACTTTGTGATCAGACGCAAAAACTACAGTGAACTTTTTTTAATGCTCCTGCATTGGCCGATCATTTGGGGCCCTCTCTTCTATCAGCTCCCTCTGGCCAATGCATTGACAACCTTTGTTACCCTCAACCTCGTTCTTTCTGCCTGGATGGCATTCGGTTTTATTACAAACCATCTGGGATGCGAAGTCTTCAGTGTTGAAGAGGTCGAAAAGATGAGCTGGATGGAGCTACAGATGCGTTCATCGCGCTCGCTCAAAGGCGGCAGGTTCGTACACTGGTTCTATGGCGGGCTCAACACCCAGATTGAGCACCACCTTTTTCCAAAAGCGCCACGGTTCAACCTCCTGAAAGTCCAGCAGATGACACGTGAATTTGCCAAAAGACACAATATCCCTTATTTTGAGACAAGCCCGATAGAAGCCTATGTCCAGATAAACAAGGCATTGGACGCCTATTAA
- a CDS encoding HD domain-containing phosphohydrolase: MMTPNKITIIAAIVFLIFMTAYSACRDLSADKCRIDNARLVEDRLHPLIEINTIISKLQKERSLATIYTADPTESAASALADQHRDTAKAFDKVSKTVDLSNLHAQYARIQDNSAVDPAVPSQTFKAYTLLISQLMEQPQAPLLNTDNTEIRNSLIRYRLLKDIQESTARLQAKVGLFLASATAKEQHLHEIIAINSLHKHLLTKFQEYAPLSMQSPLDSIQKQPSVQQTFSVIQSITDNPLQKIPQTPFEWFQRSTSAVDYIHDMANRELKQIQATALQNREAAKNAMIRHTLFWAGTIAALFLILVISFKRSKALARGQQLLQNYQEAIDYSTIVSKADPKGIITYVNPAFCNISGYSPDELLHQPHNIVRHTDMPEEVFKKLWEDLKKGKKWNGIIKNLKKDGTAYWVDASISPIYDEKGRLIEYIAIRRDITDIILLNEEIKETQRELIYRMGEAVESRSKESGHHVQRVAHYSQLLAQLVGLNDEECEIIFAASTMHDIGKISTPDSILLKAGKLTEEEWTLMKAHTEVGYKILKGSNRPLLKVAATVAYEHHEHYDGNGYPRGIKGNAISIYGRIVAIADVFDALATDRIYKKAWPLDEIIAYLKVQSGKQFDPELIELFVNYLDQFIEIKNRFKDIHNDTREA, translated from the coding sequence ATGATGACTCCTAACAAAATAACGATCATAGCGGCAATAGTTTTTTTGATATTTATGACAGCGTACAGTGCCTGTAGGGACCTCAGTGCCGATAAGTGCCGAATTGACAATGCCCGCCTCGTTGAAGATCGTCTTCACCCTCTTATCGAGATCAATACGATCATCAGCAAACTGCAAAAAGAGCGTTCACTCGCTACCATCTATACGGCCGATCCGACTGAAAGTGCGGCTTCGGCGCTAGCCGATCAGCACAGAGATACGGCCAAAGCCTTTGACAAGGTTTCAAAAACAGTCGATCTCTCAAATCTGCATGCACAATATGCCCGGATTCAAGACAATTCAGCAGTAGATCCGGCAGTCCCATCACAGACTTTTAAAGCCTATACCTTGCTGATCTCCCAGCTGATGGAGCAACCGCAGGCACCTCTGCTCAATACCGATAACACCGAGATCAGAAATTCACTTATCCGCTACCGTCTGCTAAAAGATATACAGGAAAGTACCGCCCGTCTGCAGGCAAAAGTCGGTCTGTTTTTAGCTTCGGCAACCGCAAAAGAGCAGCATCTTCATGAGATCATCGCCATCAACAGCCTCCACAAACATCTCCTTACGAAATTTCAAGAATATGCCCCTCTTTCTATGCAATCCCCATTGGATAGCATACAAAAACAGCCCTCTGTGCAACAAACCTTTTCAGTCATTCAAAGCATTACAGACAACCCCCTTCAAAAGATTCCCCAGACGCCTTTTGAGTGGTTTCAACGCTCCACCTCTGCCGTCGACTATATTCATGATATGGCCAACCGCGAATTAAAACAGATACAAGCCACTGCCCTCCAGAACCGAGAAGCGGCAAAAAACGCCATGATCAGACACACCCTCTTTTGGGCAGGCACGATTGCAGCATTGTTTCTGATACTCGTCATATCGTTCAAGCGCTCCAAGGCATTGGCACGCGGACAGCAGCTCTTACAAAACTATCAAGAGGCGATTGACTACAGTACTATTGTCTCCAAAGCCGATCCAAAAGGGATCATTACCTATGTCAACCCCGCTTTTTGCAATATATCGGGTTATTCACCTGATGAGCTGCTTCACCAGCCCCACAATATTGTACGCCATACCGATATGCCCGAAGAGGTCTTTAAAAAATTATGGGAAGATTTAAAAAAAGGGAAAAAATGGAACGGCATCATCAAAAACCTGAAAAAGGACGGCACCGCCTATTGGGTCGACGCCTCCATCTCACCCATCTATGATGAAAAAGGAAGGCTGATAGAATATATCGCCATCCGTCGGGATATAACCGATATTATCCTGCTTAATGAAGAGATCAAAGAGACCCAGCGCGAACTGATCTACCGCATGGGCGAAGCCGTTGAGTCCAGAAGCAAAGAGAGCGGCCACCATGTGCAGCGCGTTGCACACTACTCGCAGCTTTTGGCGCAGCTGGTCGGCTTGAATGACGAAGAGTGCGAGATCATCTTTGCCGCGTCAACAATGCACGACATAGGAAAGATCTCTACACCCGACTCCATCTTACTGAAAGCAGGGAAATTGACGGAAGAGGAGTGGACACTCATGAAGGCCCATACCGAGGTCGGCTACAAGATCCTCAAAGGGTCAAACCGTCCGCTTCTTAAAGTAGCCGCAACTGTCGCCTATGAACATCATGAACATTACGATGGCAACGGCTATCCCCGCGGGATAAAAGGCAATGCGATATCGATCTACGGACGGATCGTTGCGATCGCCGATGTTTTTGATGCTCTTGCCACCGACCGTATCTACAAAAAAGCCTGGCCCCTCGATGAGATCATTGCCTACCTCAAAGTGCAGTCGGGAAAGCAGTTCGACCCCGAACTGATAGAACTTTTTGTCAACTATCTTGACCAGTTCATTGAGATCAAAAACAGATTCAAAGATATCCATAACGATACAAGAGAGGCGTAG